In Mercurialis annua linkage group LG5, ddMerAnnu1.2, whole genome shotgun sequence, a single genomic region encodes these proteins:
- the LOC126681681 gene encoding uncharacterized protein LOC126681681 has protein sequence MGRQEHHIFSWENQAKKNKKYYIWALYFKNIFNSNASEVPPDFLNGFPSMISEEMNNSMSRPVSQDEIKKLSSLYINRKLIVAEKCEPYLNSTDPESSPSSKSGRPTSYKFVHYILQDHLENLVPETLASTSSDYRNGKKSSLALKLGISKAYDRVEWAYLAQVLKVWGFNNTFTAWILECVTTVSYSILVNGESCDYFKPSRGLRQGDPLSPLVFVLCDEGLSHKLNQATTTNIIRGIQIARHAPPISHLFFADDPDFHPRKCLFSQKPAQYSDRVWESQCAFIPAILKVQNVSTESTYLGLPPYIMRFKQESFKAIPIYTMMFFKLPRTLCDRINSLMAQFWWGSTKNKKKISWVVWRKICRSKWNGGLGFKDFNAFNQALLAKQVWRISHHQDSLRYKIFKSKYFLKTNIWHAPLKSNSSWGWRSLWHGLKLINQGRRWQIANGSHIHTLTNPWIPTKTPFMPKPKPTTRLFDIADLVLGLIDKHTNNWDDQLISHLFIEEDVSAILAIPLPISPVPDRIVWHHHNTGLFTVKSGYYTALSVSQEDEPPLDPLLSRSNWRSLWELTIPNKIKIFIWRVLVNGLSTAENLDIRLEGNMTCPRYGAQESRNHLFSNVILSKGYGFTLL, from the exons ATGGGGAGACAAGAACACCACATATTTTCATGGGAAAACCAAGCAAAGAAGAACAAGAAATACTATATCTGGGCTTTG TACTTCAAGAATATTTTCAACAGTAATGCCTCTGAAGTTCCTCCTGATTTTCTTAATGGTTTCCCCAGCATGATATCAGAAGAAATGAACAACTCTATGTCTAGACCTGTGAGCCAAGATGAGATTAAAAAGTTGTCTTCTCTCTACATCAATCGAAAGCTCATAG TTGCTGAGAAGTGTGAACCATACCTTAATAGCACTGATCCCGAAAGTTCACCATCCTCAAAAAGTGGAAGACCTACGTCCTATAAGTTTGTGCACTACATTTTACAAGATCATCTTGAAAATCTTGTCCCAGAGACTTTAGCAAGTACTTCCTCAGATTATAG AAATGGGAAGAAATCCTCCTTAGCTCTCAAATTGGGCATAAGCAAAGCCTATGATAGAGTAGAGTGGGCATATCTGGCTCAGGTTCTAAAAGTTTGGGGCTTCAATAACACATTTACAGCTTGGATTTTGGAATGTGTTACTACAGTGTCATATTCAATTTTGGTTAATGGGGAATCCTGTGATTATTTTAAACCAAGCAGAGGTCTTAGGCAGGGAGACCCCCTTTCTCCCCTTGTTTTTGTTCTTTGTGATGAAGGTTTGAGTCACAAGCTCAATCAAGCTACAACCACTAACATAATCAGAGGAATCCAAATTGCAAGACATGCTCCCCCTATCAGTCATCTGTTTTTTGCTGATGACCCTGATTTTCACCCAAGAAAATGCCTATTCAGTCAGAAACCTGCTCAATATTCTGACAGAGTATGGGAAAGCCAGTG TGCTTTTATCCCAGCAATCCTAAAAGTTCAGAATGTAAGTACTGAAAGTACTTATCTAGGGCTTCCCCCATACATCATGAGATTCAAGCAGGAATCCTTCAAAG CTATCCCCATCTACACCATGATGTTCTTCAAACTTCCCAGAACTCTATGTGACAGAATCAACAGTTTGATGGCTCAGTTTTGGTGGGGTAGCACAAAGAACAAGAAAAAGATCAGTTGGGTGGTCTGGAGGAAAATATGCAGAAGTAAGTGGAATGGAGGCTTGGGGTTCAAAGATTTCAACGCCTTCAACCAGGCTCTGTTAGCTAAACAGGTTTGGAGAATATCACATCATCAGGATTCCCTCCGGTACAAGATTTTTAAGAGCAAGTACTTTCTTAAAACTAATATCTGGCATGCACCTCTTAAATCTAattcatcttggggatggagaAGTCTTTGGCATGGTTTAAAATTGATTAACCAAGGTAGGAGATGGCAAATTGCAAATGGTTCTCATATTCATACCCTTACTAATCCTTGGATTCCTACAAAAACCCCATTTATGCCCAAACCTAAACCAACAACAAGATTGTTTGATATAGCAGATCTGGTTCTGGGACTAATCGACAAGCACACTAATAATTGGGATGACCAGTTGATATCCCACCTTTTCATTGAGGAAGATGTTAGTGCTATTCTTGCCATTCCCCTCCCCATCTCTCCAGTACCAGACAGAATTGTGTGGCACCATCATAACACGGGGCTCTTCACAGTTAAATCAGGGTATTACACAGCTCTTTCAGTCTCCCAAGAGGATGAGCCACCTTTAGATCCCTTGCTTTCCAGAAGCAACTGGAGGTCACTTTGGGAGCTTACTAtcccaaataaaataaaaattttcatTTGGAGGGTTTTGGTTAATGGACTCTCCACTGCTGAAAATCTCGACATCAGATTGGAAGGGAACATGACTTGTCCAAGATATGGAGCTCAGGAATCAAGAAACCACCTCTTTTCCAATGTGATTTTGTCAAAAGGATATGGTTTCACTCTCCTCTAG